The Carassius gibelio isolate Cgi1373 ecotype wild population from Czech Republic chromosome B22, carGib1.2-hapl.c, whole genome shotgun sequence genome window below encodes:
- the smc2 gene encoding structural maintenance of chromosomes protein 2, protein MYIKSIVLEGFKSYAERTEINGFDPFFNAITGLNGSGKSNILDSICFLLGITNLSQVRATNLQDLVYKNGLAGITKATVSITFDNSNKKQSPLGFETHDEITITRQVVIGGRNKYLINGVNANNLRVQDLFCSVGLNVNNPHFLIMQGRITKVLNMKPPEILAMIEEAAGTRMYECKKISAQKTIEKKDAKLKEIQTILDEEITPAMEKLKEERASYLEYQKLMREIEHLSRLYVAHLFVCAEETKLKSTEHLQEMQSSIAQLQENMKQNEAKVKELSSEIQELERMRDKEVGGVLKTLEETLSEAQRVDTKAQSALDLKKQNLKDETKKRKDLVKNMEEDKKMMSAKEVEVAKAVDRLKAVQEEGQKDAEALEAAQQHFKAVSAGLSANEDGAEATLSGQMMTCKNDMSKAETEAKQAQMKLKHAQQELKTKQAQVKKMDSGYKKDQDSFEAVKKCIEKLQAEMKKLNYEDGREELLMEQKRQCSRDVSQLRETYESLVGQFPNLRFEYTDPEKNWDRCKVKGLVANLFTVTDVSNATALEVVAGGRLYNIVVDNEVTGKKLLEKGELRRRYTIIPLNKISARTLNDKVVRTAKNLVGPDNVHTALSLVGYESELRKAMEYVFGTTLVCDSLDNAKKVAFDKGVSTKTVTLGGDVFDPQGTLTGGARAQTASVLSKLAEVKDIQDSLRAKEAELTAVESELSSLKGTAEKYRQLKQQLDLKTEEARILETKLQQSSFHKQQEELENLRKTIEECEETLQKTKEVQKKAEEKYKVLENKMKNAEAEREKELKAAQQKLNQTKSKADAYNKRLKEKQQEADALALELEELKREQAGYEQQIQAVDEALKAIQEQIDTMTTEVLANKEAVRAAQEQLSQQKKVILGQEREIKGKTGEANHLREQNNDAQLKIKELEHNISKHKKDSADATAKVARMLAENDWISSEKHLFGQPNTAYDFKTNNPKEAGQRLKRLEETKDKLERNVNRRAMNMLSEAEERYNDLKKKKRIVENDKAKILETIEELDQKKNEALNVAWQKVNKDFGSIFSTLLPGANARLAPPEGCGVLDGLEFKVALGKTWKENLTELSGGQRSLVALSLILAMLLFKPAPIYILDEVDAALDLSHTQNIGQMLRTHFTHSQFVVVSLKDGMFTNANVLFKTKFVDGISAVTRTAQTHEGKVLTQRTQEKARDKRQRQILAS, encoded by the exons ATGTACATAAAGTCTATTGTACTAGAGGGCTTCAAGTCCTACGCCGAAAGAACGGAGATTAACGGATTTGATCCGTTTTTTAACGCCATCACCGGACTGAACGGTAGTGGGAAGTCAAACATACTGGACTCCATCTGCTTTCTGCTGGGGATAACTAATCTATCACAG GTTCGTGCCACTAATCTCCAAGATCTGGTTTACAAAAATGGTCTGGCTGGGATCACCAAAGCAACTGTCTCTATCACCTTCGACAACTCCAACAAGAAACAGAGTCCACTGGGGTTTGAGACACATGATGAGATTACTATAACACGACAG GTGGTCATAGGTGGACGCAACAAGTACCTTATCAACGGCGTGAATGCAAACAACCTGCGAGTCCAGGATCTGTTTTGTTCAGTTGGATTGAATGTCAACAACCCTCACTTTCTTATCATGCAG GGGAGAATCACCAAGGTCTTAAACATGAAGCCTCCTGAG attctggCCATGATTGAGGAAGCGGCAGGTACCAGGATGTACGAATGCAAGAAGATCAGTGCTCAGAAAACTATTGAGAAGAAGGATGCAAAGCTGAAAGAGATTCAGACT ATCCTGGATGAGGAGATCACCCCTGCTATGGAGAAACTGAAGGAG GAACGTGCATCCTACCTGGAGTACCAGAAGCTCATGCGTGAGATCGAGCACTTGAGTCGACTGTATGTGGCGCACCTGTTTGTGTGCGCCGAGGAGACCAAGCTGAAGTCTACTGAACACCTGCAGGAGATGCAGAGCTCTATCGCACAGCTGCAGGAGAACATGAAGCAGAACGAGGCCAAAGTGAAGGAGCTGAGCTCCGAGATACAGGAGCTGGAGCGAATGAGGGACAAG GAGGTTGGGGGGGTTTTGAAGACTCTGGAAGAGACCTTGTCTGAAGCGCAGAGAGTGGACACAAAGGCCCAAAGCGCTCTGGACCTGAAGAAGCAAAATCTGAAAGATGAGACCAAGAAGAGAAAAGATCTGGTCAAAAACATGGAGGAG GATAAGAAGATGATGTCAGCTAAAGAAGTGGAGGTTGCCAAGGCTGTGGATCGGCTGAAGGCCGTGCAGGAGGAAGGGCAGAAGGATGCAGAAGCGCTGGAGGCGGCTCAACAGCATTTTAAGGCAGTGTCAGCTGGTCTCTCTGCCAATGAAGATGGAGCTGAAGCCACACTTAGTGGCCAGATGATGACCTGCAAGAATGACATGAGTAAAGCAGAGACCGAGGCCAAACAG GCTCAGATGAAACTGAAACATGCTCAGCAGGAGCTGAAGACTAAGCAGGCTCAGGTCAAGAAGATGGACAGTGGCTACAAAAAAGACCAGGACTCATTTGAGGCTGTGAAGAAATGCATAGAAAAACTACAGGCTGAAATGAAGAAACTCAACTATGAAG ATGGACGAGAGGAGCTTCTGATGGAGCAGAAGAGGCAGTGTTCACGGGACGTCAGTCAGCTCAGAGAAACCTACGAGTCCCTCGTGGGCCAGTTCCCCAACCTGCGCTTCGAGTACAC GGACCCAGAGAAGAATTGGGACCGCTGTAAGGTGAAAGGTTTGGTGGCAAATCTTTTCACTGTGACTGATGTGTCAAATGCTACAGCTCTGGAGGTGGTTGCTGGTGGTCGACTCTATAACATAGTGGTGGACAATGAG gttactgggaaaaagcttctGGAAAAGGGTGAACTGAGACGCAGATACACCATCATTCCTCTGAACAAAATCTCAGCACGTACCCTCAATGACAAAGTAGTGCGCACTGCCAAAAACTTG GTTGGGCCAGATAACGTGCACACCGCTCTGTCGTTGGTAGGTTATGAATCGGAGCTGAGGAAGGCCATGGAGTATGTTTTTGGAACTACGCTAGTCTGTGACAGTTTGGACAATGCTAAAAAAGTTGCCTTTGACAAAGGTGTGAGCACCAAAACTGTTACGCTGGGAGGAGACGTGTTTGATCCTCAGGGAACATTGACTGGAG gtgcacGTGCTCAGACGGCCTCTGTTTTATCTAAATTGGCTGAGGTGAAGGACATCCAGGACAGTCTGAGGGCTAAAGAGGCAGAACTCACCGCGGTAGAGTCTGAGCTCAGTAGCCTCAAGGGAACCGCTGAGAA ATATCGTCAGCTGAAGCAGCAGTTGGACCTGAAAACTGAAGAGGCCCGGATCCTGGAGACCAAACTTCAGCAGAGCTCCTTCCACAAACAACAAGAGGAGCTGGAGAACCTGCGCAAGACCATCG AGGAGTGTGAGGAAACTCTGCAGAAGACAAAGGAGGTTCAGAAGAAGGCAGAAGAGAAGTACAAAGTTCTGGAGAACAAGATGAAGAAtgcagaggcagagagagagaaagaactgaAAGCAGCTCAGCAGAAACTCAACCAGACCAAGAGCAAAGCAGATGCTTACAACAAGAGACTGAAAGAGAAACAGCAG GAGGCAGATGCATTAGCTCTGGAGTTGGAGGAACTGAAAAGAGAACAGGCTGGATATGAGCAACAGATTCAAGCTGTAGATGAAGCTTTGAAAGCCATACAGGAGCAGATCGACACCATGACCACCGAGGTTTTGGCCAATAAG GAAGCAGTGCGTGCCGCACAGGAGCAGCTGTCCCAGCAGAAGAAGGTGATTCTGGGACAGGAGAGAGAGATTAAAGGAAAGACCGGAGAAGCAAACCACCTACGAGAGCAAAACAATGATGCTCAGCTCAAAATCAAAGAGCTGGAGCACAACATCAGCAAACACAAGAAAGACAGCGCTGATGCCACTGCCAAG GTGGCCCGCATGTTAGCTGAAAATGACTGGATCTCCTCTGAGAAGCATCTCTTCGGCCAGCCCAACACTGCCTACGACTTTAAGACCAACAATCCCAAAGAGGCTGGACAGAGGTTGAAGAGACTCGAGGAGACTAAAGACAAGCTGGAGAGAAATGTCAACCGCAGGGCCATGAACATGCTCAGTGAGGCTGAGGAAAGG TACAATGatctgaagaagaaaaagagaattGTTGAGAATGATAAAGCCAAAATCTTGGAAACTATTGAAGAGTTGGACCAGAAGAAGAATGAGGCTCTCAATGTGGCATGGCAAAAG GTGAATAAAGATTTTGGCTCCATATTCTCCACGTTGTTGCCTGGGGCAAATGCACGTTTGGCTCCTCCTGAGGGATGTGGTGTCCTGGACGGGTTAGAGTTTAAAGTGGCTCTAGGGAAAACCTGGAAAGAGAACCTGACAGAGCTCAGCGGGGGTCAAAG GTCTCTGGTGGCACTCTCTCTGATTTTAGCTATGTTGTTGTTCAAACCTGCTCCCATTTACATCCTGGATGAAGTGGATGCCGCTCTTGATCTCTCACATACACAAAACATCGGACAGATGCTGAGGACACACTTCACACACTCACAg tttGTTGTGGTGTCTCTAAAAGATGGAATGTTCACCAATGCAAACGTTCTCTTCAAGACCAAATTTGTGGACGGCATCTCCGCAGTCACGcgcacagcacaaacacacgaGGGAAAGGTTTTGACCCAGCGCACTCAGGAGAAAGCCAGGGACAAACGGCAGCGACAGATACTGGCTAGTTAA
- the exoc1l gene encoding exocyst complex component 1-like, translating into MSSLLREEMDRVLFRPEGQNLEEFIEIEEQQQGRHFLCVSITKDKEAQISVVLCRRVKHSRTNKLQKYGLEDSYERTETWALEDLLILDGRDPDTDDPFFLMHFDSVRSIRAVSCAAKYTLARCLLSLSKTHHHTALKLKNYDWTYIQPTAMYSDRGDCVVLAQICFYAFNLVCLSLCPVPLA; encoded by the exons ATGTCGTCTCTGTTGAGGGAGGAGATGGACAGAGTCTTGTTCAGACCGGAGGGACAAAACCTGGAGGAGTTTATAGAAATAGAGGAGCAACAGCAGGGGCGACATTTTCTCTGTGTTTCTA TAACTAAGGATAAAGAAGCTCAGATCTCAGTTGTCCTGTGTCGGAGAGTTAAGCATTCCCGGACCAATAAGCTGCAGAAATATGGGCTGGAGGACAGTTATGAAAGAACAGAGACTTGGGCCCTGGAGGACCTGCTGATTCTGGACGGTAGAGATCCAGACACT GATGATCCCTTTTTCTTGATGCATTTCGACTCGGTGCGGTCCATCAGAGCAGTGAGCTGTGCTGCGAAATACACACTGGCCCGCTGTCTgctgtccctgagcaagacacatCACCACACGGCACTAAAACTTAAGAACTATGACTGGACGTACATTCAGCCCACTGCAATGTATTCAGATCGTGGTGACTGTGTTGTCCTTGCGCAGATCTGTTTCTATGCCTTTAATCTGGTGTGTCTTTCATTGTGTCCTGTGCCTCTGGCATAG
- the LOC127987423 gene encoding proteasome adapter and scaffold protein ECM29: MELLVHLNKRIKSRPMIQLPVETLLVQYQDPAAASFVTNFTIIYIKMGYPRLEVSKQCELAPTLLTAMEGKPQPQQDSLMHLLIPTLYHMKYPSEPSKASPFVLTERPKTVQLLLEFMLDVLLMPYGFVLNEPPSRPAPSSPQGGSGAGATSAQGLPQPPPGMSVYAVKRIIGEAQWSPEQLEQCKLGIVKFIEAEQVPEVETVIHLVVASSDTRHSVATAADLELKSKQSIIDWNNPLIINKMYKVYLGDIPLKTKNATVKQELKHEPVSTRVKMKILPHFLRSRLAAECFPSNIQVVYDGLFGANTNNKLLSLTLQFVHHICMVCPDTNKPLGLMLLNGLTKLINEHKEDPKLLCLAYSAVGKLSSRMPQLFTKDIALVQQFFESMCKKQEDADVRLAIQEALSMMVGAYANLQGALLNLMEALVAAYITKPEVQVRQVAMKFASTVFAPDHVASRYLLLLAAGDPREEVSGEARRALRSLPSTKTEKEGSRPMPSFPEMVSYIQEKAAQRLKTPAKYIVGASTLPFNPATFGEIVFYLRMCLAYSAGATSTSQSLMDMQDDAPLIGRYVQSLLSSEASSSSATKGGEASSVHVYMNLLQQLLSAVGGIPVMYSLLEVVSVCPEKLTPNFIDKIDWIKGLMNTNKEDMRELAAQLYAVVVSTMSGNELRTAVQNLIKTTKDTHSPETQHGAILALGYMVGRYMNKRRSLMPTEPTPKENDELIAMATKTIGLFLDSESPLLTVAAVTALGEIGRNSALLIPADGNGFTKLSLVDNLLARIPSGKETGKMKERAVQTLGFLPVGDGEFPHQKKILQGLMDSVEAKQVELQFTVGEALTNAAIGSCSGAARDVWTCTEEQYCPPDNVKNNDIVPWVLSSVLSKYIPSPNPHVRQAACIWLLSLVKKLSHHKEIQSHLKEIQTAFISVLSDPDELSQDVASKGLGLVYELGGEQDQQELVSTLVETLMTGKRAKHAVSEDTEVFQGEALGKSPDGQGLSTYKELCALASDLNQPDLVYKFMNLANHHAMWNSRKGAAFGFNIIAAKAGEQLAPFLPQLVPRLYRYQFDPNLAIRQAMTSIWDALVTDKTIVEKYFKEILQDVISNLTSNMWRVRESSCLALNDLIRGRQADEILERLSEIWETLFRVLDDIKESVRKAADLTLKTLSKVCVRMCESTGAAAQRTVAVLLPTLLDKGIVSNVTEVRTLSIQTLVKISKTAGSRLKPHAPRLIPALLEALSVLEPQVLNYLSLRATEQEKSAMDAARLSAAKSSPMMETINMCLQHLDVSVLGELVPKLCELLKSGIGLGTKGGCASVIVSLTVQCPQDLTPYSGKLMSSLLNGINDRSSVIQKSFAFAIGHLVRTAKDGSVEKLLQKLSTWYLEKEEALYKSSCCLVVHAISHYSPDVLKAHAGVALPLAFLGMHQEPEEEKGESAEANLWSEVWQEHVPGSFGGIRLYMTELIAVTQRALQSQSWKMKAQGASAMATIAKQQTGSLVAPHLGMVLSALLQGLAGRTWAGKEELLKAVGSVVSKCSVELQKPAAGQPTVSEVLDLVLKECKKEILPYKMAALRSAADILESTQEDRFQEITGIVLPLIKKNQPASASSQRHDDDDDDAQARELQTEVLLCAFETLGKTWPKTIQTQNQFQNEVCSIMCDRLKLSTWRVQLGVLCALKVFYERLLLLGKEHQNAAVLTEMLSDTCTALATPLENKSYSSVRTEALAVVELLLKRIEESDQWECLLERSRQQLQRSLATMETDSRPDLKDKAQMMRRKIQALP; the protein is encoded by the exons ATGGAGTTGCTGGTACACCTAAACAAAAGGATAAAGAGTCGACCCATGATTCAGCTTCCTGTAGAGACACTGTTGGTTCAGTATCAGGACCCTGCTGCTGCATCTTTTGTCACG AACTTCACAATCATCTACATTAAGATGGGCTATCCTAGGTTGGAGGTATCCAAACAGTGTGAGCTTGCACCTACTCTACTCACCGCCATGGAGGGCAAGCCTCAGCCTCAACAGGACAG TCTAATGCACCTGCTGATCCCTACACTGTATCACATGAAATATCCATCAGAGCCATCTAAAGCTTCCCCATTTGTCCTGACGGAGAGGCCCAAAACTGTACAACTCCTCTTGGAGTTCATGCTTGATGTTCTTCTGATGCCATATGG GTTTGTGTTAAATGAGCCTCCAAGTCGTCCGGCTCCGTCATCTCCACAAGGGGGATCTGGAGCAGGAGCCACGTCAGCACAAGGTCTCCCTCAGCCTCCTCCAGGAATGAGTGTTTATGCAGTTAAAAGAATCATTGGAGAAGCTCAGTGGAGTCCCGAGCAACTGGAGCAG TGTAAATTGGGAATTGTGAAGTTCATCGAGGCAGAGCAGGTGCCTGAGGTTGAAACAGTCATTCACTTAGTTGTGGCTTCAAGTGACACCCGACACAGTGTCGCCACAGCGGCTGATCTTGAACTGAAAAGCAAGCAGAG CATTATTGACTGGAACAATCCACTCATTATCAACAAAATGTATAAAGTTTACCTGGGTGATATTCCACTCAAAACTAAA AATGCCACAGTCAAACAGGAGCTAAAGCATGAGCCAGTCAGCACTAGAGTCAAGATGAAGATCCTGCCTCATTTTCTCCGCTCTAGACTGGCTGCTGAGTGCTTTCCCTCTAATATACAG GTTGTCTATGATGGACTTTTTGGAGCAAACACCAACAACAAACTTCTGTCCCTCACTCTGCAGTTTGTACATCATATCTGTATGGT GTGCCCTGATACCAACAAACCTTTGGGTTTGATGCTGCTGAATGGACTTACCAAGCTTATTAATGAACATAAAGAG gacCCCAAACTACTATGTCTGGCCTATTCTGCTGTTGGAAAACTTTCAAG TCGAATGCCTCAGCTTTTCACAAAAGACATTGCATTGGTACAGCAGTTTTTTGAGTCCATGTGCAAG AAACAGGAGGATGCTGATGTTCGATTGGCCATTCAAGAGGCCTTGTCGATGATGGTGGGAGCGTATGCTAATCTTCAGGGGGCACTTCTGAACCTAATGGAAGCACTTGTGGCTGCATATATCACAAAG CCGGAGGTACAGGTGCGCCAAGTAGCGATGAAATTTGCCAGCACCGTGTTTGCTCCTGATCATGTAGCCTCTAGATATCTCTTACTGCTTGCTGCAGGAGATCC TCGTGAGGAGGTGTCTGGGGAGGCTCGGCGAGCACTTAGGTCTCTCCCCTCTACAAAGACCGAGAAAGAGGGATCGAGGCCCATGCCGTCATTCCCTGAGATGGTCAGCTACATCCAAGAAAAG GCTGCACAGAGATTGAAGACTCCTGCGAAATACATTGTTGGAGCTTCCACGTTGCCTTTTAATCCTGCCACATTTGGAGAG ATAGTTTTTTATCTTAGAATGTGTTTAGCTTATAGTGCTGGTGCCACATCCACATCTCAGAGCCTGATGGACATGCAGGATGATGCTCCTCTTATTGGACGTTATGTTCAGTCGTTATTGTCCAGTGAAGCTTCTTCTTCCTCAGCCACTAAAGGAGGGGAGGCCAGTTCAGTTCATGTCTACATGAACTTACTGCAACAGCTGCTGTCAGCTGTAGGAG GTATCCCAGTGATGTACAGTCTCTTGGAAGTGGTCTCTGTGTGCCCAGAGAAACTTACCCCCAACTTTATAGACAAAATCGACTGgattaaa GGTCTCATGAATACTAATAAAGAAGACATGCGTGAACTGGCAGCACAACTTTATGCCGTAGTTGTCTCTACTATGTCTGGAAATGAACTTAGAACTGCTGTACAAAACCTGATTAAGACAACTAAAGACACACAT agtCCTGAGACTCAGCATGGTGCCATCTTGGCTCTGGGCTACATGGTGGGCAGATACATGAATAAGAGGCGGAGCCTAATGCCTACTGAGCCCACGCCCAAAGAAAATGACGAACTAATTGCTATGGCCACAAAAACCATCG GTTTGTTTTTGGATAGCGAATCTCCTCTGTTGACTGTTGCTGCTGTGACAGCACTGGGAGAGATTGGGCGTAACAGTGCGTTGCTGATACCAGCGGATGGAAATGGCTTCACTAAACTCAGTCTAGTGGATAACCTGCTTGCCAGAATCCCATCTGGAAAAGAGACTGGCAAG ATGAAAGAACGGGCCGTCCAGACTCTTGGGTTCCTGCCAGTGGGAGATGGTGAATTCCCACACCAGAAGAAAATCCTGCAGGGCCTCATGGATTCGGTAGAG GCCAAGCAGGTGGAGCTACAGTTTACTGTGGGAGAGGCTTTAACTAATGCTGCTATAGGAAGCTGCTCTGGAGCTGCCCGAGATGTGTGGACATGCACAGAAGAGCAGTACTGCCCTCCTGACA atgtgaagAATAATGATATAGTGCCCTGGGTGTTGAGCTCTGTCTTGTCAAAGTATATACCAAGTCCAAACCCTCATGTTCGGCAGGCTGCCTGCATATGGCTCCTGTCTCTAGTCAAGAAACTCAGCCATCACAAAGAAATCCAG TCTCATCTGAAGGAGATACAGACAGCCTTTATTTCTGTCTTGTCTGATCCAGATG AACTCAGCCAAGATGTGGCGTCTAAAGGACTCGGGCTGGTTTATGAGCTGGGAGGAGAACAGGATCAACAGGAATTGGTATCGACCCTTGTGGAAACACTCATGACTGgtaaaag agCCAAACATGCCGTCTCAGAGGACACTGAAGTCTTCCAGGGGGAGGCACTTGGCAAATCACCTGATGG ACAAGGACTCTCCACCTACAAGGAGCTCTGTGCATTGGCTAGTGATCTAAACCAACCAGATCTTGTTTACAAGTTCATGAATCTTGCCAATCACCATGCCATGTGGAATTCCAGGAAG GGAGCAGCATTTGGGTTTAACATTATTGCAGCCAAAGCAGGTGAGCAGCTGGCTCCTTTCCTGCCTCAGCTGGTTCCCCGTCTCTATAGATACCAGTTTGACCCCAACCTGGCCATTAGACAGGCCATGACTAGCATCTGGGATGCTCTCGTCACAGATAAAACcatt GTGGAGAAATATTTTAAGGAAATTCTTCAAGATGTAATTTCCAACCTCACTAGTAATATGTGGAGGGTGCGGGAGTCAAG CTGCTTGGCTTTGAATGATCTGATTCGTGGAAGACAGGCAGATGAAATCCTTGAGCGCTTGTCAGAAATCTGGGAGACTCTGTTTCGGGTTCTGGATGATATAAAG GAGTCAGTCCGTAAGGCAGCAGATCTGACTCTAAAGACTCTCAGTAAA gtgtgtgtgcgcatgtgtgaaTCAACAGGTGCTGCTGCTCAGAGGACAGTGGCTGTGTTGTTGCCAACTCTACTGGACAAAGGCATTGTCAGCAATGTAACCGAAGTGCGCACTCTCAG TATCCAAACTCTAGTGAAGATCAGTAAGACCGCAGGCAGCCGTCTAAAGCCCCATGCTCCTCGACTCATCCCGGCTCTGCTGGAGGCCCTGAGCGTGCTGGAACCACAGGTGCTCAACTACCTCAGTCTGAGAGCCACAGAGCAGGAGAAG AGTGCAATGGATGCTGCAAGGTTAAGTGCAGCCAAGTCTTCTCCTATGATGGAAACCATTAATATG TGTCTGCAACACTTGGATGTGTCTGTGTTAGGAGAGCTTGTTCCAAAACTTTGTGAGCTACTAAAGAGTGGAATCGGACTAGGAACCAAG GGAGGATGTGCCAGTGTGATTGTGTCCTTGACAGTACAGTGCCCTCAAGATCTTACACCATATTCAG GTAAACTCATGAGTTCACTCCTAAATGGGATTAATGACCGTAGTAGCGTCATTCAGAAGTCATTTGCCTTTGCCATTGGACATCTGGTCAGG ACGGCCAAAGACGGCAGTGTTGAGAAGCTTCTGCAGAAACTGAGCACCTGGTACCTGGAAAAAGAGG AGGCACTGTACAAGTCCTCATGTTGTCTGGTGGTTCATGCCATCAGTCACTACAGTCCTGATGTGTTGAAGGCTCATGCTGGAGTGGCTCTGCCGCTGGCGTTTCTGGGCATGCATCAGGAGCCTGAGGAAGAGAAAGGAGAAAGTGCTGAGGCCAACCTGTGGTCTGAGGTCTGGCAGGAACATGTACCCG GCAGCTTTGGTGGAATCCGGTTGTACATGACTGAGCTCATAGCCGTTACTCAGAGGGCTCTGCAGTCTCAGTCCTGGAAGATGAAGGCTCAGGGTGCCTCTGCCATGGCAACTATTGCTAAGCAACAAACAGGCTCACTGGTGGCCCCTCACCTGGGCATGGTGTTGAGTGCACTGCTGCAGGGGCTCGCAGGACGCACCTGGGCTGGGAAG GAAGAGCTGTTGAAAGCTGTTGGATCTGTAGTGTCTAAATGCAG TGTGGAGCTCCAGAAGCCTGCAGCGGGTCAGCCAACGGTGAGCGAGGTGCTGGATCTGGTGCTGAAGGAATGTAAGAAAGAGATTCTGCCTTATAAAATGGCAGCCTTACGCAGTGCAGCAGACATCTTGGAGTCGACGCAGGAGGATCGTTTTCAGGAAATCACAGGCATTGTGCTTCCTCTCATTAAAAAG AATCAGCCAGCGAGTGCCAGCTCCCAGAGACATGATGACGATGACGATGATGCTCAAGCTCGTGAATTACAAACAGAAGTTCTGTTGTGTGCATTTGAGACCCTTGGAAAGACCTGGCCTAAAACCATTCAGACACAGA ATCAGTTCCAGAATGAGGTTTGTAGCATAATGTGTGATAGACTGAAGTTGAGCACGTGGAGGGTCCAACTGGGAGTTCTATGTGCCTTGAAGGTCTTCTATGAGAG atTGTTGCTGTTGGGCAAGGAACATCAGAATGCTGCTGTTCTGACGGAGATGTTGTCTGACACCTGCACTGCCCTGGCAACACCACTAG AAAACAAAAGCTATTCATCAGTAAGGACAGAAGCCTTGGCGGTAGTTGAACTTCTTTTGAAGAGGATTGAAG AGAGTGATCAGTGGGAGTGTCTGTTAGAGAGAAGTCGACAACAGCTTCAGCGTTCTTTAGCTACAATGGAGACCGACAGCCGTCCAGACCTGAAGGACAAAGCCCAGATGATGAGAAGAAAAATACAAGCCCTGCCATGA
- the clrn2 gene encoding clarin-2 gives MPTVWKQIVFSFASVLSIGSVVLLVVALATERWITGTTLCQTGVDLVNASSPEFEQFTGHIYYGLFQGGKTRRCGLGIRRSKIYIFPKLIKKINSGLHMIIIFFLFIAISFAVLSLAFCIYNARKVPYQSIKGPFGLYIWNFIAALFSAMGFACFLAAIQCHRLTEHVANYRESLFTLVILEENLGFSFWLCVASAVTHGVNILVVASSKIHLPKIQTKKPEEPTATGDDFLY, from the exons ATGCCAACTGTCTGGAAACAGATCGTGTTCTccttcgcttctgtactcagcaTCGGTTCTGTGGTACTTCTGGTTGTGGCGCTGGCCACGGAACGCTGGATCACCGGAACCACACTGTGTCAGACAGGAGTGGATCTGGTGAACGCGTCTAGTCCAGAGTTCGAGCAGTTTACGGGACACATTTACTACGGGCTCTTTCAGGGCGGGAAAACACGAAGATGCGGGCTCGGGATCCGCCGCTCCAAAATATACA TTTTCCCAAAGCTCATCAAAAAAATCAACAGTGGTCTTCACATGATCATAATTTTCTTCCTTTTCATTGCTATTAGCTTTGCAGTACTCAGTTTAGCTTTCTGTATATATAATGCCAGAAAAGTTCCTTACCAGTCTATTAAAGGACCTTTTGGCCTTTACATCTGGAATTTCATTGCAG CTCTGTTCAGTGCAATGGGCTTTGCATGTTTCCTCGCAGCAATCCAGTGCCATCGGCTCACAGAACATGTGGCTAACTACCGTGAGAGTCTTTTTACCCTTGTGATCCTTGAGGAGAATCTTGGTTTCTCCTTCTGGTTGTGTGTTGCCAGCGCTGTAACACACGGAGTTAACATTCTTGTAGTAGCCTCCAGTAAAATTCATCTTCCTAAAATACAGACTAAGAAACCAGAGGAACCCACAGCCACTGGAGACGATTTTCTCTACTGA